The Prevotella sp. E2-28 genome includes the window GACGGTGAGGCAATGACTGATAATGACTATAATGTTACGAATGAAGGTGGCATCAATGTAGGTGAATATCAGGTGGTAGTGAAAGGCCGCGGCAACTATACGGGAGAGGTGACCTTTGACTATAATATCAACCAGTTGGACCTGCAGGCGGCCAGTCTTGTGCTGAATACGCTGTATAGCTATCAGTATGACGGCACTGCGAAGGAACCCACCGTGCGTGAGTTGAGTTTCGGCGACCTGATGGTACCGATGGCATCATATGAGGTGAGCTATAGTGATAATGTCAACGTAGGAGAGGCAACAGTAACGCTGACGGGTAAGGGAAACTATACTGGCGAGGTGAGCGCTACCTTCGAGATTACGCCTAAACCGCTGGAGCGCACCATGGTGACACTGAGCAACACCGCGTTTACCTATAACAGTAAGTTACAGAAGCCAGAGGTAAGTGTTGCTGACGGTGAACTGATGACCAAGGCCGACTACGTGATTGAGAATGATGGTGGCACCAACGTGGGAGAATATGATGTCGTTGTGAGAGCTCAGGGCAACTACTCGGGTGAGGAAACATTCAGCTTTACTATCTTGTCATTGGGAATTGAGACTGCACAAATTACGTATGCAGAAGAACTCAATTACGTATATGACGGAACGGAGAAGGAGCCAGCCATTAGTAAGGTGACCATTGATGAGGTTGAAGTGCCTATCGACTTATGCGAGGTGATTTATACCAATAATGTTCATGCCGGTAAGGCGGTGGTGACGATTAAGGGAAATGGCAACTTCCTGGGCGAGGTGACAGATACCTTTATTATTGCTCCAAAGATGATGACTGACGAGATGGTGATGATAGCAGAAAACCAGTATGTCTATAGCGCTCAGTTGCAGAAGCCAGAGGTAAGTGTTGCCGATGGTGAACTGATGACGGAGGCTGACTATACTGTAGAGAACGAGGGTGGCACGAATGCTGGTACCTATAGCGTTGTGGTAAGAGGTCAGAACGATTATGCTGGTGAGGTGGTGCTTAACTATACTATCGAGGCACTGAGCATCAGCGATGCCACAGTAACATTTGAGCAACTACAGAACATCATATATGACGGTCAACCCAAGGAGCCCGCTGTCAGTGGGGCTTATGTAGGTGAACTGCAGCTTACGGATGCTGACTATGATCTGATATACGAGAATAATATCAATGCCGGCATGGCTGTGGTAAAACTGATTGGTAAGGGCAACTATACTGACCAGTTTGTTGATTCCTTTGCGATAGCCCGAATGACACTGGTAGATAGTATGCTCGTGCTCTCGAATACAGAATTTATATATAACGGTGAAATTCAGGTGCCTGTAGCTTCAGTAGTTTGCGGCGATATGATGCTTGTAGAGGAAACAGACTATCATCTCGTTAATCAGGGTGGCAGTGAGGCTGGAACCTATCAGGTAAGCGTAGAGGGACAGGGCAACTTTGATGGTCTGTTGACCAGAGAGTGGCATATCCTACCTCAGAAGTTGGACAGTCTGTATGTTTCACTGCTATTGGATGAAACACCTCGCTATGACGGTACGGCACACGAACCGCAAGTGGTGGTTAGTAAAACTGCACCAGAAGAGGAAGAAATGGCAGAGTTGTTGCTGAAAGATACCGATTATGTTGTAAGCTATGAGGATAACGTCAATGCAGGCACTGGAAAGGTAACGGTGATTGGCGTTGGCAATTACGATGGTGAGCATGTGATGTATTTCACAATAGCTCCACGCCAACTGACGGAAAGCATGGTAAGCCTTAATGACACACTCTTCGTTTATAATGGAAGAAAACAGATGCCAGTGGTGGAAGTGAATGATAACGAACTGATTACCAAGGATGACTATGTCATAGGAAGTGAGTTTAGTATGAATGCCGGTTCATACACACTTACCATCAACGGAAGCAGAAACTACACGGGAGTGCTGACTTATACCTATCATATCAGTAAGGCACCTGTGAAGAGTGTTGAAATATTCGATGTATATTCACCTGCTACTGCCGAGGTACTGAGCAATTATTCAGATTTCTATGCTGAGGGTGTGGAAGATATGAGCACGCTGACATGGTTCCCAGCTGACACCATCGCAGCTCCTAACACCGTTTATACGGCTACATGGATGCTCACTGCCGACGAGAATCACTACTTCAGCTATGCAACGACGGTATATGTTGGTTATAGTATGGCAACAAGTGTAGTGGTGAATGACACGAAAGACATGCTGACTGTAAGATATTCCTTTGAACCAACCCACGAGCAATGGATAGTTCCAACGGTGGCACAACTTGACACTGTACAGGCTGAGGGTGCCGTGGACCTGCTGGTAACAATCCTCTCGGAAGAGGATAAATGGGTACGCATAGAGAAAGTGCTGATGGAAGACAGTCTGGATACAATGCCAATGGGCGTACAGATTCCTGATTCTATCTTCTTGACAGGGCAAGAAGCCTATGAGGTTACAGAGATCAATTCCGGTGCTTTTGAGGGATGTCATAACATTACCGATATCTATCTGCCCGATACAGAATGGCCTATTCTTATACAGGAACGTGCATTGCGCCTCTATAGCGACACAGACTCCATCAAACCTGTTGCCACACTGCACATGCCATTGGCTCTGTTTGATGACTATGCCTTGATGGATGAGTTGGCAGAGAACTACGAGCAGGGTAAGATGAAGACTGTGGTAAAGGCGAAAAATAAGTACTGGACCTTCTCCTGTGGTGTGGACGTATTGATGCCTGCCGATGCGAAAGCATATACCGTACGTAGCTATGGTAGCGATAAGGTGGAAATCGTGGAACTTACACCAGAAGAACTCAGCATGGATTCTGTACAGGTGATTAAGGCTGGTAACGGTATCTTGTTCAGTGGAAAATCCACAGGTGGAGAATATGAGATCAATGTATATCCCAAGCGTATGAAATCAGGTTCAGACGAAATTGTTGACGACCAGAAGGATTACGGCATGGATAACTTGCTGATACCTATTGTGAAGCCTACACGTTTCTTCTCGCCTGGTATCTTCCTGTTGAGTAATAATGCCTTCTACGCTATCGACACTAACAGTGAAAACTATGTTGGAGCATGTAAAGCTGTGCTTAGTATGCCTGAGTATGAGAGAGCACGCAAACTGACTATCGTTGTGAACGAGACTACTGGTGTTGAGGCTGTAGAACAGTTGATGGGTGATAGCCAGACACAGTGGTTTGATATGAGCGGTAAGCGTATTTCAAAGCCAGTGGGTAAGGGACTCTATATCATGCGTAACGCAGATGGAGAGGCAAGGAAAGTGGAAATCAGATAATTATAGATAATGTGGAACTCAAATATAGCAACAATGAAGAAACAGAATATCATCATAGCAGTACTGGCAGTCTTGCCGTTTACTACTACTACCTTTACCTCGTGTAATGAGGATTACCATGATGAGATTAACCAGCTGGAGAAACGGGTGGACTCACTGTTGGACCGTACGACAGCGGTAGAGCGTCAGCTGAAGTCCATCATTTATAAGCCAGCACATCTGGGTGATCAGATTGTGGTGGACAGGACAACGCCTGTTGATATCGTATTCCAGGTAGAACCCAAGGCGCAGGCCGACAGTATTGCCCGTTATCCGGAACGATTAGCGTTCTTTGGTGAGATGTTGCAGGCAGCCGGTCTTCAGGACAGTATACCGGCCGCACTCAACGTGACAGCGGTGAAGGGTGATGCAGAGACGGGACTACTGACGGTAACGGCCACGCCTAATGGCTATTTCTATGGCAATAGGGATTATTATTTTGCTATGGAGTACAAGGCACCCGATATCACCTATCGCACAACCTATACGTCTATACGTGTAATTACACATCCCACAGCATTGGCTATCAGCATGGTCGATGGCAGGGTGTTTGAAGAGATAGAGAAAGTGGCTGGAAACTCCTTCTTGCTGAAACCTGTCTATACGCCCAGCTATACTACAAATACTGATGTTGCATGGTCAACGAGCGATTCTACGGTGGCAGTTATAAATGAGGAAGGGTTGCTTACGTTGCTAAATAATGGCGACGTAACCATCACGCTTACATCACTCGATGAACCATCTGTAGCAGATAGTTTAAGTTTTACCGTAAAGGGTGGTTTTATTGAGGTGAATGACGAGACGAAGGATCCAAGTGAGGCTGAGTCGCGCCGCTGGTAAAGATGGGGTGAGAAAACTCACAAGAAAGAATCAAGGGCTCTCAAGATAATCGGGAGCCCTTGTTTATTTTATTCGTACATCTTAGCTTTCTGTTCCTTGATGGCTTCATCGTAGATGTAGTCATCATAGCTCATGAGCTTATCGATAGTGCCCTTAGGCGTAAGCTCAATGATGCGGTCGGCCACGGTGTTGATGAACTCATGGTCGTGAGAAGCAAAGAGGATGTTTCCCTTGAACTGTATCAGGTTGTTGTTGAAAGCCTGAATAGACTCCAGATCAAGGTGGTTGGTTGGTGTGTCAAGAATCAGACAGTTGGCATTCTTCAACTGCATACGGGCAATCATACAACGCATCTTCTCACCTCCGGAGAGCACATTCACGTGCTTCAGCACATCTTCTTCCTTGAAGAGCATACGACCGAGGAATGACTTCATGGTCACCTCATTACCCGGTCCCCACTGACTGAGCCAGTCAACGAGGTTCATCTCGCTCTGGAAGAAGTCGGTATTATCGAGGGGGAGGTAGGCGGTGGTGATGGTAACACCCCACTTGTAAGTACCAGCCTGTGCCTCGCGGTTGCCGTTGATAATTTCAAAGAGAGCGGTCATAGCCTTGGGGTTATGAGAGAGGAATACGGTCTTTTGACCCTTCTCGATGGTGAAGTTCACGTTATCGAAGAGTACGGTGCCGTCGGCGTCAACAGCCTTCAAACCTTCTACCTCAAGAATCTGTGTGCCTGGCTCGCGCTCCATCTGGAAGATGATACCAGGATATTTACGGGTAGAGGGAGTGATCTCCTCAACATTCAGTTTCTCCAGCATCTTCTTGCGTGAGGTGGTTTGCTTTGACTTAGCCACGTTGGCAGAGAAGCGGCGGATGAACTCCTCCAGTTGTTTCTTCTTTTCCTCGGCCTTCATCTTCTGGTTCTGAGCCTGACGCAGAGCCAACTGTGATGACTCGTACCAGAAAGAGTAGTTACCAGAGAAGAGGGTTACCTTGCCGAAGTCGATATCTACGGTCTGCGTAGATACTGCATCGAGGAAGTGACGGTCGTGAGAAACAACGAGCACGCACTGTTCCAAAGAACTGAGGTATTCCTCGAGCCATTGTACGGTGTCAAGGTCGAGGTCGTTGGTAGGCTCGTCGAGGAGCAGATTGTCGGGGTGACCGAACAGAGCCTTGGCCAGCATGACGCGCACCTTCTCGTTGTTCGATATGTCAGACATCTGGCTGTAGTGTATGTCCTCCTTGATGCCCAGGTTCTGCAGCAGCTGTGCAGCCTCGCTCTCGGCCTCCCAGCCGTTCATCTCGGCAAAAGCCATCTCCAGTTCGGCAGCACGAACACCGTCTTCCTCAGTCATCTCAGGCTTGGCATAGAGAGCCTCGCGCTCCTTCATATTCTGCCACAGAGGCTGATGTCCCATCAGCACTGTGTTCATTACAGAAAATTCATCGTATTTGAAGTGGTCCTGCTCCAGCACGCTCATACGCTCGCCAGGCAGCATCTCAATAGTTCCCTTGTTGGCCTCGAGCTCACCGCTGATAGCACGCAACAAGGTAGATTTACCGGCACCATTAGCGCCGATGATACCATAAATGTTTCCACTTGTAAACTTCAGGTTCACATCCTTGTAGAGAACCTTTTTACCAAATTGAATCGCTAGATTCGTTACTGTAATCATCTCTTATTTTCCTTCTTTTTTCTTAACGGGTGCAAAGGTACGAAAAAAAAGTGATAAGTGGTGAGTGATGAGTGAAAAAAGTGATTCTATCGGCTGAATTTGACGCTACGCGTCTTGCCGCTGACGTTCCATGTGGCGATATAGATGCCCTGAGGATAGGCTGCCATAGAGAACTGTTCGTTGGCACGGAAGGTACCAATCAGTCGGCCTGATGCGTTATAAACACGTACGGGGAACTGAAGCTCTGCAGGCGTCTCAGAGCCGAAGTGCAGCGTCTTTGTCTGCTGATTATAGGCTAATGCATATTCTTCTGGTTCTGTGAAATACTCTACGCCAGTTATCTCATAAGGTAGGGCAGTGCTGGGTTCCAGAAACCACATACGGTTTGTGCTTGTACTATTCTTGGCATCGTTAGTGTAGCTCAGTATCTGGGTATAGTCATTACTGTTGCCACCATTGAGATTGGCAATATGCTGCGTTTGTACGTTGAGCAGGTTATAATAGCCCTCAGTACCTTGAGGTATGAAGTCCCATTGCTGTGCCTGACTGAGCTCGTTTAACTCGGTTACATTCAATTGGGTACCTACATTCGTTGTGGCTGTCGTATTGCCAACGGTAGGGTCATTAAGTGCCAGACCCGAATTGCGGTTGATAAGGACATAATGATCGCCATTCTTACGAATCCACCATTCCTGACTCTGACGGCTTTCCGTATTGGTGTATTGCACAATCTTATTATTGTCCACATCTATCACCTTGCGAGTCTTGGCATTTACGATGCGGTAATAGAAATCCTCTGGTTCAAATGGAGGTGTTGGTTCAGCAGGTTTCTTATTGGAAAAAGCATTTAATAAATACTCGCAGTGCTGTGTTATAAAGCTCTTGAGGTCAGAGATATACTGGTCATAAGATGAGTACAAAACAACCTCATGGTACATCTTGCGGCTGATGCCCCATTTCTGGTAGTTCATTTGCTGTGACTGACTGAGTAAATTGTTTAGACTGTCAACCTTTGATTGCATATAGTTTACCAGTCCACTATCCAATAATTCCTTGTATCGAGTATATACAGTCTTCTGGAACCAGGGGTCTTCCCACATACGGGTGATCCATACTTTTGAACCGCTGTAGGCAATGTCGGCCATCAAAGAGTTGACACTACTTTGGAGCCTCATGTCATTTTGCACACGGTGGTCATTGTTGTAAGCAATGTCATAATCCCACAGTGGTCCAAAGAAGAGACGTTGGTCACCTCGGTCCTTATAGCAGTAGGTACTCCAAAATCCGTCGATGTTAGCACTGATTTCGGTACAAAGATACCAATCAATGAGTGAGGTGGTGTCAACGAAAGCCCTGTAGCCAGTCTCTGCATTGGTGAAATTCTGTGAGAAAAGCGACGTCTCAAACGTGTTGTTGATATAGTTTTTGATATAGGCAGTCTGTTTACTGTCTATTTCATCTTGTTCAGGATAATGGATGGTAATGGGTGCTTCGTTGGTACTAATAAAATAGTTGCCGTCCTTGAATCCGTCAACCTCCAATAAGTAGCCGCCTGTGATATCGGTGGTATCACTAATGGGGTAGGGCTGTTCAGTAATGTTTACACGGTGAGGGCGCACATCTATCTGATCGCTAATCTGATAAGTACCTATATATTCATTGTTGAGTACCATGTCCACGAATTTATAGGCAGGGTTGAATTTCAGCGAAGTGAATTCCCCGAGAGCAGAAGTGACAGCATTACGTATCATGGTCTTGTCGCCAGCATTGGCTAGCAAAGTCCATTTCTTCGCCTTCGCATAGCCCTTACCCAGGAATTTCTCCTTGTTGAGGAACTTGAGTTTATAAGGCTTCTTTGATAGATTCCATGTAGAATTGCCTCGACCGCGAATAGACACAGAGTCGTAAGATGTCACTGTGCCCGTTTCATCCACATAGTGTAATCTGCAGTATTCATAAACGTCCTTACTGTAAATGCCGTTACCGTCGAAGGTTTCAAGGTAAATGGTAGGCAGGTCAGTCTTCTGTACATACTGCGCACAGACGGGGAGAACTGTCAGGAGATAAAAGAATAATATGTGTAATGCTCTAAATTTCATTGTTATAGTAGATTGTTGTTATCGTTTGCAAAGGTACATAAAAAAAAAGAAATAAACAAATAAAAAGTGGATTAAAACGTCACTTATGTTTTCTATTCTTAAATTTGGAGGTTTCAGTTTTTCTTTGTACCTTTGCATCCCAAATAGGAAACGTTATTGTTAATTATAAAATTGTACTAAAAACAGTATGGAAAAAAGTGCATTGCAAATTGCAAGAGCAGCCTATCAGCCAAAACTGCCTCGCGGCCTCAAAGGCGCAGTGAAGGTACAGGAAGGTGCTCCCACTCAGAGTGTTGACAATCAGGAAGAAATCAAGGCCCTCTTCCCCAATACCTACGGAATGCCTCTCGTAGAGTTCGTTCCCGGTGAAGAGAAGAGCTATGAGCCCATGAACGTGGGTATCATCCTCAGTGGTGGTCAGGCTCCTGGCGGTCACAACGTGATCACTGGTCTGTTTGATGCTGTAAAGCGTCTGAACCCCGCTAACCGTCTTTATGGCTTCATCCTGGGTCCTGGCGGTCTGGTAGATCACAATTACATGGAGCTGACCAAGGAGGTTGTTGACGAGTATCGTAACACTGGTGGTTTTGACATGATCGGTTCTGGCCGTACAAAGCTGGAGAAGGTAGAGCAGTTCGAGAAGGGTCTCGAGATTATCCGCGAGCTGGGTATCAAGGCTATCGTGATTATCGGTGGTGACGACTCTAACACCAACGCTTGTGTGCTGGCTGAGTACTATGCAGCTAAGAACTATGGCGTACAGGTAATCGGTTGTCCTAAGACTATTGACGGTGACCTGAAGAACGATCAGATTGAGACTTCATTCGGTTTTGATACCGCTTGTAAGACCTACTCAGAGCTGATTGGTAACATTGAGCGCGACTGTAACTCAGCACGTAAGTACTGGCACTTCATCAAGGTGATGGGTCGCTCAGCTTCTCACATCGCTCTGGAGTGCGCTCTGCAGACTCAGCCCAACATCTGTCTGATCTCTGAGGAGATTGAGGAGAAGGCTATGAGCCTCGATGATATCGTAGAGTACATCGCTAACGCTGTAGCTGCACGTGCTGCTGATGGCAATAACTTCGGTACTGTTATCATCCCCGAGGGTGTTATTGAGTTCATCCCTGCTATCAAGAAGCTGATTGCTCAGCTGAACGACGTGCTGGCTTTGCCAGAGGCAAAGAACATCAGCCGTGACGAGCAGGTTGACTTCGCTAAGAGTCACCTCTCAGCTGAGAACCTCGCCGTATTCAACAGCCTGCCTGAGGGCGTTGCTCGTCAGTTGGCTCTTGACCGTGACCCTCACGGAAACGTACAGGTATCACTCATCGAGACCGAGAAGCTGCTGTCAGAGATGGTCGGCAAGAAGCTCGACCAGATGAAGAAAGAAGGTAAGTATGTTGGCAAGTTCGGCACTCAGCACCACTTCTTCGGTTACGAGGGTCGTTGCGCTGCTCCTTCTAACTTTGATGCCGACTACTGCTATGCTCTGGGTACCAGCGCTGCTCAGCTGATTGCTGCCGGCAAGACTGGTTACATGGCCATCGTAAAGAACACAACTGCTCCTGCTGACGAATGGAAGGCAGGTGGTGTGCCCATCACAATGATGATGAACATGGAGAAGCGTGCTGGTGAGATGAAGCCCGTGATCCGTAAGGCTCTCGTTGAGCTGGACGGCAAACCCTTCAAGACCTTCGCTGCACAGCGTGACCGTTGGGCTCGTGAGACCTCATACATCTATCCCGGTCCTATCCAGTACTGGGGACCCACAGAGGTTTGCGACCAGCCTACTAAGACATTGGCTCTTGAGCAGAGCAAGTAATGCCTGGTAAGCAATCCAATCATACAATAAAGCGAAGTCAGACGGGCGGGAAACGCTCACGTCTGACTTCGCCTATTCGTAGAAAGAAGCCAGGTTTCTTTCTGCGTTTGCTTCGACGTATTCCCCGTTGGGCTTGGTGGATTGGGGGCTTGTCTATTGTATCTGTCTATATCGTTTTCTTCTATTATCTGCTGGTTTCGCCCTATAGTTTCCGCTGGCGGGCATTATATGGTGAGGTAAACTATCCGGAAGGCTATGATATTCACGGTATCGACGTGAGTCATTATCAGGGTGATATAGACTGGGAGGTACTGCGTAACCAAGGTACCATAGATGACTGTCCTATCCGTTTTGTGATGATCAAGGCTACTGAGGGTTCCACAAAGATTGACGAGAACTTTGAGGAGAATTTCTTCCAGGCACGTGAGTTTGGTTTTACGCGTGGAGCCTATCACTATTTTAGTAAGCATTCCTCTGCTGCAGAACAGGCTCGCTTCTTTATACAAACGGTGAACCTGGAAAAAGGTGACCTGCCTCCTGTACTTGACGTGGAGCAGAAACCAGAGAGACAGAGCAAAGAGGATTTCAAGCGCAGCGTATTGGAATGGCTGCAGCTTGTAGAGAAACATTATGGTGTAAAGCCCATCCTTTATACCTATTATAAATTTAAGATGGAGAATCTTGACGATTCGGTATTCGACCAATATCCCTACTGGATTGCCCATTATTACGTGGACAGCGTGGAGTATCAGGGACAATGGAAGTTCTGGCAACACACGGATGCGGGCACGCTGCCAGGCATCAAAGGCCATGTGGACTTCAATATTTACAACGGGTCGTATTACGATTTACGCCAATTGACCATTGGCAGTCAGGAAACGATAGGTGTGGATGCCTATCGTGACGAGGATTGATACTATGGATTATCAGATACTTATAAATAAATATTATCCTGAGGATGATGATTTGAAAGCGCTGCTTGTGAAGCATTCACGACAGGTGGCTGATCGCTGTCTGCTGGTGTGCAAGAATCATCCGGAACTAGGGCTTGATTGTAGTTTCGTAGAAGAGGCAGCAATGCTGCATGATATCGGCATCAGATGGTGTCACGCTCCCAGTATCTTTTGTGAGGGAGAGGAACCGTATATCCGTCATGGACTGATAGGCGGTCAGTTACTGAGAAAAGAGGGTTTTATGCGGCATGCTCGTGTTTGTGAACGCCATACCGGCACAGGGCTGACCAGAGAGCAGATTACTCGTCAACAGTTACCTTTACCAGAAGAGGATTTCGTGCCAGAAACCATAGAGGAACAGTTGATATGCTATGCAGATAAGTTTTACTCAAAATCACGTCCTGACCGCGTACTGACGGTTGAAGAAACAGCACGAAGCCTGGAGAAGTTTGGTCAGGAAGGTGTAGAGAAGTTCCTGGGATGGGCAAAAATGTTCGAATAAAGCGTTAAAATAATAGCCAATGCGGCAAAAAACTCTTAACACTTAACTCTTAACTCTTAACTTTTTCGTACCTTTGCACCCGTGAAACGCAAATCGGTCATATTTTTGATGCTTTCCGTCTTCCTTTGTATGCTGGCGGGAATACCTTCTACACCATATCAGGATGACACATGGAAACTGAGTGGTGATTCGGTGGTTGTGACCGATTCTGTTCCATTTGATTCTATACCGTTCGATTCCAAATCATTTGATTCTATTCCGTTAGGAGCAGATATTACAGATACGATTATCTCTCACGGAGCACGTCAGGCAGCAGCAGCTTTGAAGCGTGATACTACGGTGATGGACTCTTTGCAGTTGGCTATCTATCTGCATAACAAGGCCGTTGATGACTCTTTGGCACTCGATAGTATCAACCGTACGAAGAAGCATGGTATTGATTCGCCTGTAGAATTCTCGGCTAATGACTCTTTGCTTTATGTAGCAGGCAACGGTATGGCTTTCCTCTATGGCGATTCACACGTGAAATATCAGAATATGGACTTGCAGAGTGAGCGCATCTATCTGAGCCTTGACTCTTCACTGGTTCATGCTACTGGCGCACGTGACACTGTATCAGGAAAACTCTTTGGTAACCCCGTGTTCCAGATGGGTAGCGACACGTATCAGAGTGATACGATGGCCTTTAACTTCAAGACAAAGAAGGGCTTTATTCAGCAAGTATATACAGAACAGCAGGAGGGATTCCTGACTAGTCAGCTTTCGAAGCGTGGAGCAAATGGTGAGCTCTATCTGCAGCACGGACGCTATACTACTTGTGACGAACCACATCCAGACTTCTATCTGGCGCTATCGCGAGCAAAGGTACGTCCTGGTAAGGATGTAGTCTTCGGTCCAGCATATCTCGTCGTATGTGATGTGCCTCTGCCGTTGGCTATCC containing:
- a CDS encoding ABC-F family ATP-binding cassette domain-containing protein, which translates into the protein MITVTNLAIQFGKKVLYKDVNLKFTSGNIYGIIGANGAGKSTLLRAISGELEANKGTIEMLPGERMSVLEQDHFKYDEFSVMNTVLMGHQPLWQNMKEREALYAKPEMTEEDGVRAAELEMAFAEMNGWEAESEAAQLLQNLGIKEDIHYSQMSDISNNEKVRVMLAKALFGHPDNLLLDEPTNDLDLDTVQWLEEYLSSLEQCVLVVSHDRHFLDAVSTQTVDIDFGKVTLFSGNYSFWYESSQLALRQAQNQKMKAEEKKKQLEEFIRRFSANVAKSKQTTSRKKMLEKLNVEEITPSTRKYPGIIFQMEREPGTQILEVEGLKAVDADGTVLFDNVNFTIEKGQKTVFLSHNPKAMTALFEIINGNREAQAGTYKWGVTITTAYLPLDNTDFFQSEMNLVDWLSQWGPGNEVTMKSFLGRMLFKEEDVLKHVNVLSGGEKMRCMIARMQLKNANCLILDTPTNHLDLESIQAFNNNLIQFKGNILFASHDHEFINTVADRIIELTPKGTIDKLMSYDDYIYDEAIKEQKAKMYE
- a CDS encoding MBG domain-containing protein, with protein sequence MKQVTRKLVLMLIMVFTAALTAHAYDITIVTPQNGKLATSKSTANAGEKITVTATPDEGYGVDEITVVQFADGGEASSRQQRAPQIAPTVNVTKVSDTQYSFTMPEGGVEVSATFKSIPQIDISSATVTLSTTTFTYNGASQAPTVSSVKLGNQTLVENKDYAIAKLPQGVNVGSYMVVISGKGTYKNTVSTQFTIEPRQLTENMMTLSATAFTYNGQIQKPTVTLTDMVGGVNLLTTDNYDVTIPESRNKGDFSVIAMGKGNYTGVVSKVYTINTGMASDFVVTLEKTNYVYDGTAFRPAVTVKHNNRTLTEGASADYTLIYTNNVNAGTANIVVTGQNNYAGQHEKTFTITPRQLVDTYVQIDKAAFTYNGEIQRPEVTVKDGTLLTENDYTVTLPASKNAGAYELTVTGKNNYSGTVKKQYAIGEMDITGATVTLNELANNTYDGTEKKPTVLDVTKDGQSIPRSSYDVVYANNINKGEATVTVTAKGNYKGTASAVFTIAAKPVVSSMISLSANKFTFTGKMQRPDVTVTDGDMTMTAETDYTLTNEGGVDVGTYQVSIVGKGNYTGTVSVDYEISGKAISNLTATVITEDIIYDGKAKTPEMTLSDGNLILVQNSDYTVEYSNNVNAGDAALCTFTGKGNYSGTLTKSFVIAPKVLTDDMLMLSRETFGYNGEEQMPVVTVKDGNTKLVQDVDYTEPTGAGKNAGIYTVTVTGLGNYTGEIKNSYEITAKSVDASMISLSEENLVFNGSVQRPEVVVKDDKNVLTMDADYTLMNDGATDVGNYKVIIEGKGNYTGKAERQYSIVPKDATKFIVALSEETMVYTGDELMPKVTVKDGNTTLDDNQYEVSYSNNRNVGTAVVTVTGKENYNGTLSTTFTITPRLLTKEMVMLSTTELVYNGHQQKPAVTVADGEAMTDNDYNVTNEGGINVGEYQVVVKGRGNYTGEVTFDYNINQLDLQAASLVLNTLYSYQYDGTAKEPTVRELSFGDLMVPMASYEVSYSDNVNVGEATVTLTGKGNYTGEVSATFEITPKPLERTMVTLSNTAFTYNSKLQKPEVSVADGELMTKADYVIENDGGTNVGEYDVVVRAQGNYSGEETFSFTILSLGIETAQITYAEELNYVYDGTEKEPAISKVTIDEVEVPIDLCEVIYTNNVHAGKAVVTIKGNGNFLGEVTDTFIIAPKMMTDEMVMIAENQYVYSAQLQKPEVSVADGELMTEADYTVENEGGTNAGTYSVVVRGQNDYAGEVVLNYTIEALSISDATVTFEQLQNIIYDGQPKEPAVSGAYVGELQLTDADYDLIYENNINAGMAVVKLIGKGNYTDQFVDSFAIARMTLVDSMLVLSNTEFIYNGEIQVPVASVVCGDMMLVEETDYHLVNQGGSEAGTYQVSVEGQGNFDGLLTREWHILPQKLDSLYVSLLLDETPRYDGTAHEPQVVVSKTAPEEEEMAELLLKDTDYVVSYEDNVNAGTGKVTVIGVGNYDGEHVMYFTIAPRQLTESMVSLNDTLFVYNGRKQMPVVEVNDNELITKDDYVIGSEFSMNAGSYTLTINGSRNYTGVLTYTYHISKAPVKSVEIFDVYSPATAEVLSNYSDFYAEGVEDMSTLTWFPADTIAAPNTVYTATWMLTADENHYFSYATTVYVGYSMATSVVVNDTKDMLTVRYSFEPTHEQWIVPTVAQLDTVQAEGAVDLLVTILSEEDKWVRIEKVLMEDSLDTMPMGVQIPDSIFLTGQEAYEVTEINSGAFEGCHNITDIYLPDTEWPILIQERALRLYSDTDSIKPVATLHMPLALFDDYALMDELAENYEQGKMKTVVKAKNKYWTFSCGVDVLMPADAKAYTVRSYGSDKVEIVELTPEELSMDSVQVIKAGNGILFSGKSTGGEYEINVYPKRMKSGSDEIVDDQKDYGMDNLLIPIVKPTRFFSPGIFLLSNNAFYAIDTNSENYVGACKAVLSMPEYERARKLTIVVNETTGVEAVEQLMGDSQTQWFDMSGKRISKPVGKGLYIMRNADGEARKVEIR
- a CDS encoding Ig-like domain-containing protein, with amino-acid sequence MKKQNIIIAVLAVLPFTTTTFTSCNEDYHDEINQLEKRVDSLLDRTTAVERQLKSIIYKPAHLGDQIVVDRTTPVDIVFQVEPKAQADSIARYPERLAFFGEMLQAAGLQDSIPAALNVTAVKGDAETGLLTVTATPNGYFYGNRDYYFAMEYKAPDITYRTTYTSIRVITHPTALAISMVDGRVFEEIEKVAGNSFLLKPVYTPSYTTNTDVAWSTSDSTVAVINEEGLLTLLNNGDVTITLTSLDEPSVADSLSFTVKGGFIEVNDETKDPSEAESRRW
- a CDS encoding CotH kinase family protein, encoding MKFRALHILFFYLLTVLPVCAQYVQKTDLPTIYLETFDGNGIYSKDVYEYCRLHYVDETGTVTSYDSVSIRGRGNSTWNLSKKPYKLKFLNKEKFLGKGYAKAKKWTLLANAGDKTMIRNAVTSALGEFTSLKFNPAYKFVDMVLNNEYIGTYQISDQIDVRPHRVNITEQPYPISDTTDITGGYLLEVDGFKDGNYFISTNEAPITIHYPEQDEIDSKQTAYIKNYINNTFETSLFSQNFTNAETGYRAFVDTTSLIDWYLCTEISANIDGFWSTYCYKDRGDQRLFFGPLWDYDIAYNNDHRVQNDMRLQSSVNSLMADIAYSGSKVWITRMWEDPWFQKTVYTRYKELLDSGLVNYMQSKVDSLNNLLSQSQQMNYQKWGISRKMYHEVVLYSSYDQYISDLKSFITQHCEYLLNAFSNKKPAEPTPPFEPEDFYYRIVNAKTRKVIDVDNNKIVQYTNTESRQSQEWWIRKNGDHYVLINRNSGLALNDPTVGNTTATTNVGTQLNVTELNELSQAQQWDFIPQGTEGYYNLLNVQTQHIANLNGGNSNDYTQILSYTNDAKNSTSTNRMWFLEPSTALPYEITGVEYFTEPEEYALAYNQQTKTLHFGSETPAELQFPVRVYNASGRLIGTFRANEQFSMAAYPQGIYIATWNVSGKTRSVKFSR